AAATGCATAGTCAAATCTAAATTACAGAGCTTAAACTTACTTCTCTGGAAGTTTTGCGAAAGGATAAATTTCACGCAAGATGTTCACAATTTCGGAGTAGTGTTCACAATTTCACGCAAGACAGTATCTTCCACTGGCAGACGGATTTTGAGGTGGCACCTTGAAACAGAACAAACCGTGGCAATGTATCAAATGAAACAAAGTTTTGTAATAAAGCCCACAACCAATGATTAATTGAAAAGGTTTCAAAGATAAAGTTACCTTTTACAAGCCCTAAGTATTTCTAAAATTTGGGGAAAGCAAAAGAGCTGAAGGAAAGAACCCAAAAAGTAAGGATGAGAGGAATAAAGGTGACTGCAACCGCAATGGTGGAGCAGCAGAAGTAAGTGTGGAgacaaagagaaaaaaattggaTGCGTAGGTCTTGCGATTGGCGAGGTGATGGGTGGAGGGGTGGCGGGAGCGGAGAAGGATAGAAAAAGTGGGCGGAGGATTGGAAGGCGGAGAGGGAGATAGTGGTAGCTAGGAGAGGTAAAATGTTAGAGTGGAGGTTGCAGCGACGGTGGAGAAAGGGCACCTGCGAGGCTCAGCAAGCGATTGGGACAGAGAGACGCCTCTGTTTCTTGCAACTTTGTGTTTGACCCGATTTTAATTTTTACCTACATTGGATCCGTGTGTAGACCCGTTTCTTAGGGTTTAATTGTGTGGAATTGGAGTTAGAATTTTTTTATCCGGTCAAAAATTCAACTCATGAAATTGGACCCAAATTCAATTCAGATTAAATTCTAATTCTTTAAGTGGAGCAGAATCCAAACAACAGATTTCAAATTGGAGccccaattccaattctaatcCCCAATTCCATGGGAACCAACCATATCCTAAGTTTGGTATAAATCCTTTACTTTCAATATTTTCATCATTGCATGAGAATTTTGAGAATTTTAATGAAATACCCAAAAGAACGAAAACTAGAAACATATATTTGGAAATGCAGAGCATGTCACTATATTAATTGGAGATATCCTTTTAGTATCACTTAATATATTAAATGGAGAACGTTAGAACTACTAAATGGATCATATGTCCATTAAAACTAAATCTGTGTTAGGGAAGGCGATATATGGGCAGACTAATCCCTAAAGGCAACCTCCAGGATTCTGTATGCCATAGGAAGTACCAATAACATTAGAGCAAGATGCAATGGCAAGCACTCCTAGGCCTTTGTAAGCTAAGTCAATATCCACAAGCTTCACGTTTTGGCATGGCACCAATTTGCTACATTGCAAAGATAGTGCAACCTTTGAACTGGATGTGCCCGAAATGTCGTTGAATTCTACATCTCTGATTTGAACTTTTGAGACTGATTCACCACCCTAAAAGCAACAAAAGCAGTTATTGAGAAATGTTTTATTAAAAAGACAGAAAAAAAGGTGATTGGCTTCAGTCTACTATTTGCCCACTGAAGATATTTGCCCACtattaatccatttagatctactttagatctttttttttcaagacaTTTTGGATTATAGATGAAGACTatatgatgaagaagaagagataGGAAATCTgacgaagaagaagaacagAAGGTGCGTCATGTGATGGAGAGAGGACAGGTCCGTCATAAAAGTtgagggttttgtccaaaacctccCAATTTGCTCAGGAATGGGATAGctccaattttttaaaaatgattcCAAAATTTACATTCCAATAAACTTAACCCAAGCAACAAATAAGGAGTTCATTCTTTTTTGTGATTCCCAAACCCTTTAACCAAGCAGCCCCTCGAAGTTCAAGTTGGTTGGAAAGGACATTAATATAATCGTAGGATCTCTCAAACTTTCCTCTTTCCCCATTTGCCTCTAAGTCTTTAAGTCTCCTCTTGGACGCAAAtacgcacacacacacatacctggacatatatatacatcaaaTAATAAAACATCAATAAAAGATACCATACCGATGGTGGGCAATGTGGGCAGTACTTCTGATCAATAATGATGGGGTTGCCAACGTTTTTCATTATGATGTTCTGGAAACTAATATTTGAAGCCAAACTGGACCAAGAAGGTGACCAAGTCTTGATCCTCACACCATTTTCAGTGTTCCAGAAAGTGGCGTTCCTGACGCTTATGCCCATAACATTTTGGTTTTGAGAGCCTTTACCAAGGCTTCCGATGCTGATGCCATGACCAGGGCCGCAAATAACTTCAGAAATGTCAATGTTCTGGCTGCCGGAAACCATGGATATACAATCATCGCCTGTTCCAATGCTTACTCTTGATATCTTGATGTTGGTCGATGCCCCAATGTGGATTCCATCTGTGTTTGGACTGTTCTCCGGAGCAGACACCCTAACGTAACTGATGTCTATGTTGTTGCATGCAAAAAGGTTG
This portion of the Coffea eugenioides isolate CCC68of chromosome 11, Ceug_1.0, whole genome shotgun sequence genome encodes:
- the LOC113751975 gene encoding exopolygalacturonase-like, yielding MASRLAFCIAIVLIFLWSVADAFVYSPPKIFNVVNYGARADGNTDDSQAFLRAWSDACQWKGSSTVLIPGGTYMLHSITFSGPCLAEMTFFMRGTLKAPTIPALFFTDTWIGFHSVDNLTVTGSGYLDGQGASAWHYNDCFKNSQCLPLPSSLRFDFIRNSKIQYLSSINSKKVHINLFACNNIDISYVRVSAPENSPNTDGIHIGASTNIKISRVSIGTGDDCISMVSGSQNIDISEVICGPGHGISIGSLGKGSQNQNVMGISVRNATFWNTENGVRIKTWSPSWSSLASNISFQNIIMKNVGNPIIIDQKYCPHCPPSGGESVSKVQIRDVEFNDISGTSSSKVALSLQCSKLVPCQNVKLVDIDLAYKGLGVLAIASCSNVIGTSYGIQNPGGCL